The Saccharothrix violaceirubra genome segment CTCGCCGGACTCGTCGTCGCCGAACCGGGCACCCTCAAGGGCTACGAACGCGACTGCGACAAGGGCGCGGCCTGCGTCTTCGGGCGCGCGTGGAAGGACGTCGACGGCGACGGGTGCGACCAGCGCAGCCAGGTCCTCGCCCGCGACCTCACCGACGTCAAGCGCAAGGACGGCCGGTGCGGCGTCGAATCCGGCACGCTCGCCGATCCCTACACCGGCGAGACGATCACGTCCGTCTCCAAGATCCAGATCGACCACGTCGTGCCGCTGGCCGAGATGTGGCGCAGCGGAGCCGCCGCGTGGCCGGCCGACCGGCGGGTGGCGGCGGCCAACGACCTGCGCAACCTCGTGGCCGTGCAGGGCAAGGCCAACCAGTCCAAGAGCGACCACACGCCGGACGAGTGGATGCCGCCCAACGCCGCGTACGCGTGCTCCTACGGGCGCATGTACGTCGGCGTGAAGGCGAACTACGCGTTGACCATCAGCGCACCCGAACGTGCCGCGTTGGAGTCCGCGTTGGCCAAGTGCGGCTGACCGCCCGTCACATGTCGGCGAGGATCATGCCGTCCCACCACTGGTACAGCCGCTCCAACGCCAACCCGCCGGTCGCGCTCGAGGACCGCAGCACGCCGACGGTCAACGTCTTCGAGTCCGACCACCACACCTGACCACGTCCGTCCTTGACGAAGCAGGTCTTGTAGTCGCCGTCGAGCGGGCCGTCGGTCGTGCGCGAGTACGCGGCGTAGTGCGGCGTCAGCTCCTGCGGCTTGCACCCGCCCTGGGCGTCGTTGCGCGGGATGTTGTTGCCGCTCATCACGTCGAGGAAGAACTCGTCCTGCTTCCCCCGGCTGGCGAACAGGTGGAAGACGGCCTCGTCGGGCGCGGGGAGCTGCGGGTGCACCCGGTTGGCCTTGGCACAGGAGATCGACGCCTCGGCACCGGCCTGGGTGGTCGTCTCCTTGCAGGTCGTGTTGCCCGAGTAGACGTAAGGCAGCAACGCCCGCAACCGCTGCACCGACTCCGGATCGGCACCGCCCGAGGTGGGGGGCACGTCCTCGGTCGTGGTCGACGCCGCCGTGGCGCTCGACGGCCCCGGCCCCTGCTGCCCGGAACCGCGCGACGCCAGGACGGTGGCCACGACGCCCACCATCACCACCACCGCGATCGACACGGACACGACCAACGCCCGGTTGGCCGCGAACCACCCCTGCCCACCGCCGGCACCGGCCCACGCGGGCGCCGGATGCGGACCGGTCACGGCCAAGGGCGTGGGCGGCAACGAGTTCCCGCCCAGACTCGGGTGGGAAGGCCCGCCCAACCGCGTGGGCGGCAACGACGAACCGCCCAGGTTGCCCGGCACACCCCGCACGCCGCCGGCGGGCGTACCCGGCACGGGCACACCACGCGCGGGCGTACCCCCGACGACGGGCTGGGCGACCGCGGGCGCACCCGACGCGGACCCGCCACCGACGACAGGCCGACCGACGACCGGAATCCCGGCAGCGGGCGTACCCGGCACCGGCACACCCACGACCGGCTGACCGGCCACCGGCGTACCACCGACCGGCTGGCCGACCACGGGAATCCCGGCAGCCGGCGTACCCGGCACCGACGCTCCACTCGCGACCGGCCGACCGGCCACCGGACTCCCGGCCACCGGCGCACCGTCGACCGGCCGGCCGACAACGGGGGTCCCCGCCACCGGCGTACCCGGCACGGGCACACCGCCGACCACGGGAATCCCGGCAGCCGGCGTACCCGGCGCCGCGACTCCGGCGACCGACCGGCCAGCCACCGGAGTTCCGGCCATCGGCGAACCGACCACGGGCGCTTCACCGGCGGGAATGCCCACTACGGGCACCTCGGCAGCAGGAGCGTCCGCGACCGGCACGGGCGTCTCGACCGGCGTAGCACCAGCCTCCGGCGTGCCGGCAGGCGTGCCCGTCGCCGCAACCGCACCGCCCGCCGACGACCCGACCTCCGAATCGGCCGACACCCCGGTGCTACCGACGGCCGGTGTTCCGACGCCGGGAACGATCTCCTCCGTCGGCGCACGACCGGCGACCGGTCCGCCGCCGACGGCGGAACCCTCGGCCGACCCACTCGACCGCACCTCGTCGGCCGCCACGGCACTCCCCGGCGGGTCGCCGACAGGCGTACCACCCACCGGCACGTCACTTCCCGGCGGACCACCGGCCACCGGCACACCGCTCGCGGCCGAAGACCCGTCGAGACCACCCACGACAGCCGACCCCGACGACGATCCACTGCGGCTCTCGACCACCGGCGCCGCGTCGGGAGAGACCTCCGGCGACCCGACGGACGGCGCATCACCCGGCGCGATACCACCGGAGGACGTGTCGATCTCCCGCGGCTCGGCGACCGCCGTCGACTCCTCCGACGACCCGGGCGTGCCGCCCGAAGTCCCGCCGTCGGC includes the following:
- a CDS encoding HNH endonuclease family protein, whose protein sequence is MRTAIALAALTLVAGCGLGAPPGGGVADGRVPDGTPDAAAARTLLAGLVVAEPGTLKGYERDCDKGAACVFGRAWKDVDGDGCDQRSQVLARDLTDVKRKDGRCGVESGTLADPYTGETITSVSKIQIDHVVPLAEMWRSGAAAWPADRRVAAANDLRNLVAVQGKANQSKSDHTPDEWMPPNAAYACSYGRMYVGVKANYALTISAPERAALESALAKCG
- a CDS encoding serine/threonine-protein kinase, whose protein sequence is MSAESFGPYRILELLGRGGMGEVHRALDTAHDRVVALKRLSGAYNDDSDFRARFRRESQIVARLREPHVIPIHAFGEIEGRLYLDMRLVEGHDLARVLAHGPIEPRRAVRIIEQVAGALDAAHVDNLVHRDVKPSNVLVSAGDFVYLVDFGIARSLSTTATHLTASGDVVGTLDYMAPERFNPGPLDGRVDVYALACVLFACLTGRRPFNADGTAAQIWAHMQEPPPRPSSVNPMVPRAFDDVVVKGMAKDPDRRYQTAGALASAAALALEQSRPVLPAPPTRGWWPTLVAPPEMRPPYGAPMPPGYQQPGPPAFGTPGFGPGGAPGVRPGGPGVPPAAGPGTPAAGVPVDGGTPVERVSAPGVPAAGAAPVASDVPTVGAPADGGTSGGTPGSSEESTAVAEPREIDTSSGGIAPGDAPSVGSPEVSPDAAPVVESRSGSSSGSAVVGGLDGSSAASGVPVAGGPPGSDVPVGGTPVGDPPGSAVAADEVRSSGSAEGSAVGGGPVAGRAPTEEIVPGVGTPAVGSTGVSADSEVGSSAGGAVAATGTPAGTPEAGATPVETPVPVADAPAAEVPVVGIPAGEAPVVGSPMAGTPVAGRSVAGVAAPGTPAAGIPVVGGVPVPGTPVAGTPVVGRPVDGAPVAGSPVAGRPVASGASVPGTPAAGIPVVGQPVGGTPVAGQPVVGVPVPGTPAAGIPVVGRPVVGGGSASGAPAVAQPVVGGTPARGVPVPGTPAGGVRGVPGNLGGSSLPPTRLGGPSHPSLGGNSLPPTPLAVTGPHPAPAWAGAGGGQGWFAANRALVVSVSIAVVVMVGVVATVLASRGSGQQGPGPSSATAASTTTEDVPPTSGGADPESVQRLRALLPYVYSGNTTCKETTTQAGAEASISCAKANRVHPQLPAPDEAVFHLFASRGKQDEFFLDVMSGNNIPRNDAQGGCKPQELTPHYAAYSRTTDGPLDGDYKTCFVKDGRGQVWWSDSKTLTVGVLRSSSATGGLALERLYQWWDGMILADM